A single Actinomadura algeriensis DNA region contains:
- a CDS encoding response regulator, with protein MTIRVLIADDQEMVRTGFRMIVDSQPDMTVVGDAADGRQAVELARRLRPDVCLFDIRMPAMDGLEATRLLAGPGVPDPLRIVIVTTFDMDEYVYGALRGGAVGFLLKDGGPALLVEAIRAASNGESLVSPSITVRLLEQLARPRQAPPVQPRESLTERELDVVRLVARGRTNEEIAGELFVSLSTVKTHVGSIHRKLGTRNRVETAAWAWESGLMR; from the coding sequence GTGACCATCCGCGTACTGATCGCAGACGACCAGGAGATGGTCCGGACCGGGTTCCGGATGATCGTCGACTCGCAGCCCGACATGACCGTCGTCGGGGACGCCGCCGACGGCCGGCAGGCGGTCGAGCTGGCCCGCCGGCTCCGTCCGGACGTGTGCCTGTTCGACATCCGGATGCCCGCGATGGACGGACTGGAGGCGACCCGCCTGCTCGCCGGGCCGGGCGTCCCCGACCCGCTCCGCATCGTGATCGTCACGACGTTCGACATGGACGAGTACGTGTACGGGGCGCTGCGCGGCGGCGCCGTCGGGTTCCTGCTCAAGGACGGCGGCCCCGCGCTGCTGGTGGAGGCGATCCGGGCGGCGTCCAACGGCGAGTCGCTGGTGTCGCCGTCGATCACCGTCCGGTTGCTGGAGCAGCTGGCGCGGCCCCGGCAGGCGCCGCCCGTCCAGCCGCGCGAGTCGCTCACCGAGCGGGAACTGGACGTCGTCCGGCTCGTCGCGCGCGGCCGGACGAACGAGGAGATCGCCGGGGAGCTGTTCGTGTCGCTGTCCACGGTGAAGACCCACGTCGGGAGCATCCACCGCAAGCTGGGCACCCGGAACCGCGTCGAGACGGCGGCGTGGGCGTGGGAGTCGGGCCTGATGCGCTGA
- a CDS encoding DUF4328 domain-containing protein → MPCALCGDIIPAEVNRCPACGAWARRRDFRAVGVAVFMLLGFDAFVALGSGISLLQMAHPLRQATHGTYDAEATGQAIAPYTDVFTVYALLAVVTGMLYLFWFWRAYGQSPGPHRHHRAWTVFGWFMPIVNLWLPPRLVYEVWVNSGRYRTAERQAAGVVVAGWWCCTLLGLLLSQAFAHGSTDSLADARFDVHLGVAAAGCLALAAALCMANVFQITRLQTGREIMPQR, encoded by the coding sequence ATGCCGTGCGCCCTCTGCGGCGACATCATCCCCGCCGAGGTGAACCGCTGCCCGGCGTGCGGAGCGTGGGCCCGGCGGCGCGATTTCCGCGCCGTCGGAGTGGCGGTGTTCATGCTGCTCGGGTTCGACGCGTTCGTCGCGCTGGGCTCGGGCATCAGCCTGCTGCAGATGGCGCATCCGCTACGGCAGGCCACGCACGGGACGTACGACGCCGAGGCCACCGGCCAGGCGATCGCCCCCTACACCGACGTGTTCACCGTGTACGCGCTCCTGGCCGTCGTCACCGGAATGCTCTACCTGTTCTGGTTCTGGCGGGCCTACGGGCAGTCGCCCGGCCCGCACCGGCACCACCGCGCCTGGACGGTGTTCGGCTGGTTCATGCCGATCGTGAACCTGTGGCTGCCGCCCCGCCTGGTGTACGAGGTGTGGGTCAACAGCGGCCGGTACCGGACCGCCGAGCGGCAGGCCGCCGGGGTGGTCGTCGCGGGCTGGTGGTGCTGCACGCTGCTCGGCCTCCTGCTTTCGCAGGCGTTCGCCCACGGCAGCACCGACAGCCTCGCCGACGCCCGCTTCGACGTCCACCTGGGCGTCGCGGCCGCCGGATGCCTCGCCCTGGCCGCCGCCCTCTGCATGGCGAACGTCTTCCAGATCACCCGCTTGCAGACGGGCCGGGAGATAATGCCGCAGCGGTGA
- a CDS encoding DNA polymerase III subunit alpha translates to MHLHVASAYSLRHGVAPPAALAERAAELGMDTLAVTDRDGLYGAVRHVLACRDAGIGAIVGADLALAGGGRIVALAAGRAGWRSLCRLVSAAHAPGHDAVRGSGGGPVVTRDLVGAHAAGLVVLLGPASDVGRAVAERRPDEAARRLAAWRAAVGDVAVEIVNHFDRGDGHRAARMLALARDAGVPAVLGNAVRYLDPGDYPVAQVLDVTRRLVPLDRRHLDEHTGHAYLKSIPEMRRVAELSCGPGGDPDALLAATRRLSERCVLDPDRDLGMDRVHLPAVDGDAHARLAARCADGLARRGMDRSARAAARLADELAVIARKGLAAYFLTVADAAALIRSRGIRCAIRGSGAGSLVNHLIGIGDLDPLRHDLLMERFLADSREGLPDIDLDVESARRHEAYRALFDRYGADGTACVSMMETYRARSALRDVGNAVGLPPQEIDAIAKAFPHIRARQIRAALHDLPELRQSNLAQGRLEVLFRIAERLDGIPRHIAMHPCGVLLSNPTLHDRTPVEQSALGFPMSQFDKDDVEAMGLLKLDVIGVRMQSAMAHAVDEVARTTGERPDLEAVPRDDPATFELICTSRTLGCFQIESPGQRELIGRLQPRDLDDLVIDISLFRPGPVNSDMVSPFLDSRAGLRAPEYPHPDLEPALRESLGVVVFHEQVLRVVDVMTGCGLSTAEAARRALGDAEDQAVIGAWFRERALARGYDEAAVERVWRTLTAFGAFGFCKAHAASFALPTYQSAWLKRHHTAAFYAGVLTHDPGMYPKRVILDDARHFGVPILPLDVNRSTADWRVEPVSEGGPAGIRVALAEVKGISEAEVGAIVAARADGRPYRSLTDFWRRARVSRPTAERLVLAGAFDALYAPAPHASDAGTNGPPPTEPDAGTNGSSRPDAPGAFAGAAPRRDLLCRVGALERVTARPRRGGGVAEGQLPLGFDDGELEPVLAEPLADPALGDVSPTGLPPMTPAEIVEAELEILGMDVSRHVLSFYRPLLGVLRAVPAAGLPRRPPGTDVVVAGVKVATQTPAVRSGQRVIFATLDDATGPVDLAFFESVQDRCAATVFGSWLLAVRGRIRRAGGRAVSITATACWDLAFLEEERRRGGPDAVRAAMARPGPSGRPVGRRIVQPTGFAMSPYSDIGHAGPPAASRPPAKLWHASTGSSGPTC, encoded by the coding sequence ATGCATCTGCACGTCGCGTCCGCGTACTCGCTGCGCCACGGCGTCGCGCCGCCCGCCGCGCTGGCGGAGCGCGCCGCCGAACTCGGCATGGACACGCTCGCCGTCACCGACCGCGACGGCCTCTACGGGGCCGTCCGGCACGTCCTGGCCTGCCGCGACGCGGGCATCGGCGCGATCGTCGGCGCCGACCTCGCGCTCGCCGGCGGCGGCCGGATCGTGGCGCTCGCGGCCGGCCGCGCCGGATGGCGGTCGCTGTGCCGGCTGGTCTCGGCGGCGCACGCGCCCGGCCACGACGCCGTCCGCGGGTCCGGCGGCGGGCCCGTCGTCACCCGGGACCTGGTCGGCGCGCACGCCGCGGGCCTCGTCGTCCTGCTCGGCCCCGCCTCCGACGTCGGACGGGCCGTCGCCGAGCGGCGCCCGGACGAGGCCGCGCGGCGGCTCGCGGCCTGGCGCGCGGCCGTCGGCGACGTCGCCGTCGAGATCGTCAACCATTTCGACCGGGGCGACGGGCACCGCGCCGCCCGGATGCTCGCGCTCGCCCGCGATGCCGGGGTGCCCGCCGTCCTCGGCAACGCCGTCCGCTACCTGGACCCCGGCGACTACCCGGTGGCGCAGGTCCTGGACGTCACGCGCAGGCTCGTCCCGCTGGACCGGCGGCACCTCGACGAGCACACCGGCCACGCGTACCTGAAGTCGATCCCGGAGATGCGGCGGGTCGCCGAGCTGAGCTGCGGCCCCGGCGGCGACCCGGACGCGCTGCTCGCCGCGACCCGGCGGCTGTCGGAACGGTGCGTCCTCGACCCGGACCGCGACCTCGGCATGGACCGGGTGCACCTGCCCGCCGTGGACGGCGACGCGCACGCGCGGCTCGCCGCCCGCTGCGCCGACGGGCTGGCGCGCCGCGGCATGGACCGCTCGGCGCGGGCCGCCGCCCGGCTCGCCGACGAGCTCGCCGTGATCGCCCGCAAGGGCCTGGCCGCCTACTTCCTCACGGTCGCCGACGCCGCCGCGCTGATCCGCTCCCGCGGCATCCGCTGCGCGATCCGCGGCTCGGGCGCGGGCAGCCTGGTCAACCACCTGATCGGCATCGGCGACCTCGACCCGCTCCGGCACGACCTGCTGATGGAGCGGTTCCTCGCCGACAGCCGCGAGGGCCTGCCCGACATCGACCTGGACGTCGAGTCGGCGCGCCGCCACGAGGCGTACCGGGCGCTGTTCGACCGGTACGGCGCCGACGGCACCGCCTGCGTGTCGATGATGGAGACCTACCGGGCGCGCAGCGCGCTCCGCGACGTCGGCAACGCCGTCGGGCTGCCGCCGCAGGAGATCGACGCGATCGCCAAGGCGTTCCCGCACATCCGCGCCCGGCAGATCCGCGCGGCCCTGCACGACCTGCCGGAACTGCGGCAGAGCAACCTCGCGCAGGGCCGCCTGGAGGTGCTGTTCCGGATCGCCGAACGGCTCGACGGGATCCCCCGGCACATCGCCATGCACCCGTGCGGGGTGCTGCTGTCCAACCCGACCCTGCACGACCGCACCCCCGTCGAGCAGAGCGCGCTCGGGTTCCCGATGAGCCAGTTCGACAAGGACGACGTCGAGGCGATGGGCCTGCTCAAGCTGGACGTCATCGGCGTGCGGATGCAGTCGGCGATGGCGCACGCCGTCGACGAGGTCGCCCGCACCACCGGCGAGCGGCCCGACCTCGAGGCCGTCCCGCGCGACGACCCGGCCACGTTCGAGCTGATTTGCACGTCCCGCACCCTCGGCTGCTTCCAGATCGAGTCGCCCGGCCAGCGCGAGCTGATCGGCCGCCTCCAGCCCCGCGACCTCGACGACCTCGTCATCGACATCTCGCTGTTCCGGCCCGGGCCCGTCAACTCCGACATGGTGAGCCCGTTCCTGGACTCCCGCGCGGGCCTGCGCGCCCCCGAGTACCCGCACCCCGATCTCGAACCGGCGCTGCGCGAGAGCCTCGGCGTCGTCGTCTTCCACGAGCAGGTGCTGCGGGTCGTGGACGTGATGACCGGCTGCGGGCTCTCGACGGCCGAGGCGGCGCGCCGCGCCCTCGGCGACGCGGAGGACCAGGCCGTCATCGGAGCCTGGTTCCGCGAACGGGCCCTCGCGCGCGGCTACGACGAGGCCGCCGTCGAACGCGTGTGGCGGACGCTCACCGCGTTCGGCGCCTTCGGCTTCTGCAAGGCGCACGCGGCGTCGTTCGCGCTGCCCACGTACCAGTCGGCGTGGCTCAAACGGCACCACACCGCCGCGTTCTACGCGGGCGTCCTCACCCACGATCCCGGCATGTACCCCAAGCGGGTCATCCTCGACGACGCCCGCCATTTCGGGGTGCCGATCCTCCCGCTGGACGTCAACCGCTCCACCGCCGACTGGCGCGTCGAACCGGTCTCGGAGGGCGGACCGGCCGGGATCCGGGTCGCCCTGGCGGAGGTCAAGGGCATCAGCGAGGCCGAGGTCGGCGCGATCGTCGCCGCCCGCGCGGACGGGCGCCCGTACCGCTCCCTCACCGACTTCTGGCGCCGCGCCCGCGTCTCCCGCCCGACCGCCGAACGCCTCGTCCTCGCGGGCGCCTTCGACGCCCTCTACGCCCCGGCGCCGCACGCGTCCGACGCCGGGACGAACGGCCCGCCGCCGACCGAACCGGACGCGGGGACGAACGGCTCGTCTCGTCCGGACGCGCCCGGGGCGTTCGCGGGGGCGGCGCCGCGGCGGGACCTGCTGTGCCGTGTCGGGGCGCTCGAGCGGGTCACCGCCCGTCCGCGCCGGGGCGGGGGCGTCGCCGAGGGGCAGCTGCCGCTCGGCTTCGACGACGGCGAACTCGAACCCGTCCTCGCCGAGCCGCTCGCCGATCCCGCGCTCGGGGACGTCTCGCCGACCGGGCTGCCGCCGATGACGCCCGCCGAGATCGTCGAGGCCGAACTGGAGATCCTCGGCATGGACGTGTCCCGGCACGTGCTGAGCTTCTACCGCCCGCTGCTGGGGGTCCTGCGCGCCGTCCCCGCCGCCGGCCTGCCGCGCCGCCCGCCCGGCACGGACGTCGTGGTCGCGGGCGTGAAGGTCGCGACGCAGACGCCCGCCGTCCGGTCCGGGCAGCGGGTGATCTTCGCGACGCTCGACGACGCGACCGGCCCGGTCGACCTGGCGTTCTTCGAGTCCGTGCAGGACCGCTGCGCCGCCACCGTGTTCGGCTCGTGGCTGCTGGCCGTCCGCGGCCGGATCCGCCGGGCCGGGGGCCGCGCCGTGTCGATCACCGCGACGGCCTGCTGGGACCTGGCGTTCCTCGAGGAGGAGCGGCGGCGCGGCGGGCCGGACGCCGTCCGCGCCGCGATGGCCCGGCCCGGCCCGTCCGGACGGCCCGTCGGCCGCCGGATCGTCCAGCCGACAGGGTTCGCGATGTCGCCGTACTCCGACATCGGCCACGCGGGCCCACCGGCCGCGTCCCGTCCGCCCGCGAAACTCTGGCACGCGAGCACGGGCAGCTCCGGCCCGACGTGTTGA
- a CDS encoding DUF6504 family protein — protein sequence MTRVFGDPVDVSTRDGRPVRFVWRGRGHTVLRVLEHWVATRDWWREQDPDGDVLGEREFWRVEASPGRETGVYELRCDVSTQTWLLSRVWD from the coding sequence ATGACGCGCGTGTTCGGCGATCCCGTGGACGTCTCGACGCGGGACGGGCGTCCGGTCCGGTTCGTCTGGCGCGGCCGGGGCCACACCGTGCTGCGGGTGCTGGAGCACTGGGTCGCGACCCGCGACTGGTGGCGCGAGCAGGACCCGGACGGCGACGTCCTCGGCGAGCGCGAATTCTGGCGCGTGGAAGCCTCCCCCGGCAGGGAAACGGGGGTTTACGAGCTGAGATGCGACGTTTCGACGCAGACTTGGCTGCTTTCCCGGGTATGGGACTGA
- a CDS encoding TetR family transcriptional regulator encodes MTADAAGVPPGPAPGRSGGIRERKKQRTRMALIDAALELFARDGYEETTIDEIVAALPVSQRTFFRYFASKEDVVLSQVSERYRAIEEALADRPAAERPFTALFEALRTVLQSVAAGTEEDVARFRRIRQVIEATPALLSAELTAYAASEGALVAEIARREGVRPDRDLRPRLVVALFTAATRVGFEECSRLEIWDPGTIAARVDETVALVDATVHDWI; translated from the coding sequence ATGACCGCCGATGCGGCCGGCGTGCCGCCGGGGCCCGCGCCCGGACGCTCCGGCGGGATCCGCGAGCGCAAGAAGCAGCGGACCCGGATGGCGCTGATCGACGCCGCCCTCGAACTGTTCGCGCGCGACGGCTACGAGGAGACGACGATCGACGAGATCGTCGCGGCGCTCCCGGTGTCGCAGCGGACGTTCTTCCGGTACTTCGCCTCCAAGGAGGACGTCGTCCTCAGCCAGGTCTCGGAGCGGTACCGGGCCATCGAGGAGGCGCTGGCGGACCGGCCCGCCGCCGAGCGCCCGTTCACCGCGCTGTTCGAGGCGCTGCGCACCGTGCTGCAGTCCGTGGCCGCGGGCACCGAGGAGGACGTGGCCCGGTTCCGCCGCATCCGGCAGGTGATCGAGGCGACGCCCGCGCTGCTGTCGGCGGAGCTGACCGCGTACGCGGCGTCGGAGGGCGCGCTGGTCGCCGAGATCGCGCGCCGCGAGGGCGTGCGGCCCGACCGGGACCTGCGGCCCCGGCTCGTCGTGGCGCTGTTCACCGCCGCGACCCGGGTCGGCTTCGAGGAGTGCTCCCGCCTCGAGATCTGGGACCCCGGGACGATCGCCGCGCGCGTCGACGAGACCGTCGCGCTCGTCGACGCGACCGTCCACGACTGGATCTGA
- a CDS encoding quinone oxidoreductase family protein: protein MRAIVVSENGGPEVLEPAERPDPEAGPGEVLIDVAAAGVNFIDVYFRTGAYPQPLPYTPGMEAAGTVAAVGPDVDGFAVGDRVAWANVQGAYAERAVVPAEKVVPVPDGVEPHDAAAVLLQGMTAHYLTRSTYPVRAGDTVLVHAAAGGMGLLLTQVAAMLGARVIGTASTPEKAELAREAGADAVLGYDGFADRVRELTGGEGVAAVYDGVGAPTFDGSLASLRRRGVLALYGAAGGPVPPFDPQRLNAAGSLFLTRPTLAHHTETRAELLERSGEVYRWVADGRVNVHIGHRYDLADARTAHADLEARRTTGKLLLTP, encoded by the coding sequence ATGCGCGCGATCGTCGTGTCGGAGAACGGCGGCCCGGAGGTGCTGGAGCCCGCCGAGCGTCCGGATCCGGAGGCCGGGCCGGGCGAGGTGCTGATCGACGTCGCGGCGGCGGGGGTCAACTTCATCGACGTGTACTTCCGGACGGGCGCGTACCCGCAGCCGCTCCCGTACACGCCGGGCATGGAGGCCGCCGGGACGGTCGCGGCGGTCGGCCCGGACGTGGACGGGTTCGCGGTCGGCGACCGCGTGGCGTGGGCGAACGTGCAGGGCGCGTACGCGGAACGCGCGGTCGTCCCGGCGGAGAAGGTCGTGCCGGTGCCGGACGGCGTCGAACCGCATGACGCGGCGGCCGTCCTGCTGCAGGGCATGACGGCGCACTACCTGACCCGTTCGACGTACCCGGTCCGGGCCGGCGACACGGTGCTGGTGCACGCGGCCGCGGGCGGGATGGGGCTGCTGCTCACGCAGGTCGCGGCGATGCTCGGCGCCCGGGTGATCGGCACGGCGTCCACTCCGGAGAAGGCGGAACTGGCGCGGGAGGCGGGCGCCGACGCGGTGCTCGGCTACGACGGGTTCGCCGACCGGGTGCGGGAGCTGACCGGCGGCGAGGGCGTCGCGGCCGTGTACGACGGGGTGGGCGCGCCGACGTTCGACGGGAGCCTGGCGAGCCTGCGGCGGCGCGGCGTCCTGGCGCTGTACGGGGCGGCGGGCGGCCCGGTGCCGCCGTTCGACCCGCAGCGGCTCAACGCGGCCGGGTCGCTGTTCCTGACCCGCCCGACGCTCGCGCACCACACCGAGACCCGCGCCGAACTGCTCGAACGGTCCGGCGAGGTGTACCGGTGGGTCGCGGACGGACGGGTGAACGTGCACATCGGGCACCGTTACGACCTCGCCGACGCGCGGACGGCGCACGCCGATCTGGAGGCCCGGCGAACCACCGGAAAGCTCCTGCTGACTCCCTGA
- a CDS encoding DUF4389 domain-containing protein codes for MTATTTAEPLAPDEPRVLGAYRLLGRLGRGGMGTVYLGAEPNGRRVAVKVINRELAGEPAFLARFRREVTAARRVHRFCTAPVLDAELDQDPPYIVTEYIDGPTLHDAIRERGPLPGSDLEALAVGVATAVAAIHGAGIVHRDLKPANVLLSSTGPRVIDFGIARALDAADGLTRTGQFVGTPSYIAPEVLEGAQVEQASDVFSWGCVVAFAGTGRPPFQGGTVAETFRRIGAEEPDLDGLDPRLREIVAAALTKDPRERPTAQDVLARLVGRERPDPERLAETVSSTWGRADGAVAGAASTATGGHPLPPPVPAPDPDTAAPSVPLPAPVPAAERDTAAGRGGADGEPTVLVDLPYPEAWRGPRRWLTLLRTLLVIPHLVIMLVMYVVLVVVLVPSCLIIPFTGRYPRPLYRMVVGCQRWSARVVAYAFGLTGEKLPPFRTLPPARRGR; via the coding sequence ATGACCGCGACCACCACCGCCGAACCCCTCGCACCGGACGAGCCCCGCGTCCTCGGCGCCTACCGCCTGCTGGGGCGGCTGGGCCGGGGCGGCATGGGCACCGTCTACCTGGGCGCGGAGCCGAACGGACGCCGCGTCGCGGTGAAGGTGATCAACCGGGAGCTGGCCGGGGAGCCGGCGTTCCTCGCCCGGTTCCGCCGGGAGGTGACGGCGGCGCGGCGCGTCCACCGGTTCTGCACGGCGCCCGTCCTGGACGCCGAGCTCGACCAGGATCCGCCGTACATCGTCACCGAGTACATCGACGGGCCCACCCTGCACGACGCGATCCGCGAGCGGGGGCCGCTGCCCGGTTCCGACCTGGAGGCGCTCGCGGTCGGGGTCGCGACGGCCGTCGCCGCGATCCACGGCGCCGGGATCGTGCACCGCGACCTCAAGCCCGCGAACGTCCTGCTGTCGTCCACCGGCCCCCGCGTGATCGACTTCGGCATCGCCCGCGCCCTCGACGCCGCCGACGGCCTCACCCGCACCGGGCAGTTCGTGGGGACGCCGTCCTACATCGCGCCCGAGGTGCTGGAGGGCGCGCAGGTCGAGCAGGCGTCGGACGTCTTCTCGTGGGGCTGCGTGGTGGCGTTCGCCGGGACGGGACGGCCGCCGTTCCAGGGCGGGACCGTCGCGGAGACGTTCCGCCGCATCGGCGCCGAGGAGCCCGATCTGGACGGGCTCGACCCGCGGCTGCGGGAGATCGTGGCCGCCGCGCTCACCAAGGACCCGCGCGAGCGCCCGACCGCGCAGGACGTCCTCGCCCGGCTGGTCGGGCGGGAGCGGCCGGACCCGGAGCGGCTCGCGGAGACGGTCTCCTCGACCTGGGGCAGGGCGGACGGCGCGGTCGCCGGTGCCGCGAGCACGGCGACGGGCGGGCACCCGCTCCCGCCGCCCGTCCCCGCGCCGGACCCGGACACCGCGGCGCCGTCGGTCCCGCTGCCCGCGCCCGTCCCCGCGGCGGAGCGGGACACGGCGGCCGGCCGGGGCGGCGCGGACGGCGAGCCGACCGTCCTGGTGGATCTGCCGTATCCCGAGGCGTGGCGCGGCCCGCGCCGCTGGCTGACGCTGCTGCGCACCCTGCTGGTGATCCCGCACCTCGTGATCATGCTGGTGATGTACGTGGTGCTGGTGGTCGTGCTGGTGCCGAGCTGCCTGATCATCCCGTTCACCGGCCGCTACCCGCGCCCGCTGTACCGCATGGTCGTCGGCTGCCAGCGGTGGTCGGCGCGCGTCGTCGCGTACGCGTTCGGCCTCACCGGCGAGAAGCTGCCGCCGTTCCGGACGCTGCCGCCCGCGCGGCGCGGACGCTGA
- a CDS encoding serine/threonine-protein kinase, with product MTTHPGENGEALHPGDPDRLGPYRLTGRLGRGGMGTVYLGEDTGGRRVAVKAINRELAGEAAFRERFRREVTAARQVRRFCTAPVLDAELDRDPLYVVTEYIDGPSLEKAVRERGPLQGSDLEALAVGVATALAAIHGAGIVHRDLKPANVLLSSTGPRVIDFGIARALDAADGPTRTGQFVGTPNYLPPEILRGEPVTPASDVFSWGCVVAYAGTGAAPFAGETVPAIFYRVVHEEPKLDALDPALRDVVAAALDKDPRNRPSVQELLGRLVGNGDTPDPATLAETVQAGWHAAEAGAGVRNAPTLQAPAVPGGGPAATARLGGDSTRDDASPSVPSLPPAPPARPPSPGPSGPSGRPGGGVPRRALAIGAAAVAVVALVAFVGYKVIGGGPPEKLAQAFADDFSSDASGWYTFGDDAAYRDNRYRLHTSGSTGALSAKVPKDDVKDFPERVLASVTVTATEGPPDAQYGLLCRSSEEGVKQYMFLIRVDGKGAVLRKANGDLGTKELATVDSVAGFDDEGPNEIQAACEVQDDDQKSVWLRLWVNGHEVFDETDSAQPLPNGKVGLQIMRGGNQAQDIGVEFDDFDMSKILD from the coding sequence ATGACCACGCACCCAGGAGAGAACGGCGAGGCGCTGCACCCCGGGGACCCCGACCGGCTCGGCCCCTACCGGCTGACGGGACGCCTCGGACGAGGCGGCATGGGCACCGTCTACCTGGGCGAGGACACCGGCGGACGCCGCGTCGCGGTCAAGGCGATCAACCGGGAGCTGGCCGGGGAGGCGGCGTTCCGGGAGCGGTTCCGGCGCGAGGTGACCGCGGCCCGGCAGGTCCGGCGGTTCTGCACGGCGCCCGTCCTGGACGCCGAGCTCGACCGGGACCCGCTGTACGTCGTCACCGAGTACATCGACGGGCCGAGCCTGGAGAAGGCCGTGCGGGAGCGCGGGCCGCTGCAGGGCTCCGACCTGGAGGCGCTCGCGGTCGGCGTCGCGACGGCGCTCGCCGCGATCCACGGCGCCGGGATCGTGCACCGCGACCTCAAGCCCGCGAACGTCCTGCTGTCGTCCACCGGCCCCCGCGTGATCGACTTCGGCATCGCCCGCGCCCTCGACGCCGCCGACGGGCCCACCCGCACCGGGCAGTTCGTCGGCACCCCGAACTACCTCCCGCCGGAGATCCTGCGCGGCGAGCCGGTCACCCCCGCCTCCGACGTCTTCTCGTGGGGATGCGTCGTCGCCTACGCCGGGACGGGCGCCGCCCCGTTCGCGGGCGAGACCGTCCCGGCGATCTTCTACCGGGTGGTGCACGAGGAGCCGAAGCTGGACGCGCTCGATCCCGCCCTGCGGGACGTCGTCGCGGCCGCGCTCGACAAGGACCCCCGCAACCGGCCGTCCGTACAGGAGCTGCTCGGCCGGCTGGTCGGCAACGGCGACACCCCCGACCCGGCGACGCTCGCCGAGACCGTCCAGGCGGGCTGGCACGCCGCGGAGGCCGGGGCGGGCGTGCGGAACGCGCCGACCCTGCAGGCGCCCGCCGTCCCGGGCGGCGGCCCGGCGGCGACCGCCCGGCTCGGCGGCGACTCCACCCGCGACGACGCCTCCCCGTCCGTGCCGTCCCTGCCGCCCGCGCCGCCCGCACGGCCGCCGTCGCCGGGGCCGTCCGGTCCGTCCGGACGTCCGGGCGGCGGGGTGCCGCGCCGTGCGCTGGCCATCGGCGCCGCCGCGGTCGCCGTCGTCGCGCTGGTCGCGTTCGTCGGCTACAAGGTCATCGGCGGCGGGCCGCCGGAGAAGCTCGCGCAGGCGTTCGCCGACGACTTCTCCAGCGACGCGTCCGGCTGGTACACGTTCGGCGACGACGCCGCCTACCGCGACAACCGGTACCGGCTCCACACCAGCGGCAGCACGGGGGCGCTCTCGGCCAAGGTCCCCAAGGACGACGTCAAGGACTTCCCCGAGCGGGTGCTGGCCTCGGTGACGGTCACCGCCACGGAGGGCCCGCCCGATGCCCAGTACGGCCTGCTGTGCCGCTCCTCCGAGGAGGGCGTCAAGCAGTACATGTTCTTGATCCGCGTGGACGGCAAGGGCGCGGTGCTCCGCAAGGCCAACGGGGACCTCGGCACCAAGGAGCTCGCCACCGTCGACTCGGTCGCCGGGTTCGACGACGAGGGCCCCAACGAGATCCAGGCGGCCTGCGAGGTGCAGGACGACGATCAGAAGAGCGTCTGGCTGCGCCTCTGGGTGAACGGGCACGAGGTCTTCGACGAGACCGACTCCGCGCAGCCGCTCCCGAACGGCAAGGTCGGGCTGCAGATCATGCGGGGCGGCAACCAGGCCCAGGACATCGGTGTCGAGTTCGACGACTTCGACATGTCGAAGATCCTCGACTAG
- a CDS encoding alpha/beta hydrolase: MKIENGEARMGEVVAEDVLGPGYEAIELPMGRDAEGEVVATLVRRRRTEPSRRAVLYLHGFVDYFFQRHLADFYTGLGFDFYALDLRKYGRSLRPHQTPNYIESLTEYFAEIDEAVRIVRERDEHGTLLLNGHSTGGLLAALYADRVRGRGLVDGVFLNSPFLDINEPWPMRKIGAGLARALGPRLPKAPLPAGLSDLYARSLHREHEGEWEFDLAWKPLLGFPVRAAWLDAVRRGQLRLHRGLAIDVPVLVMASARSVRPSRRAPDVTGADAILDVEHMARWAPRLGPHVTLVRIDGGLHDLVLSPEPVRGRVFEELARWTNGYLPPEPAGR; this comes from the coding sequence GTGAAGATCGAGAACGGGGAGGCCCGGATGGGAGAAGTCGTGGCGGAGGACGTGCTCGGCCCCGGTTACGAGGCGATCGAGCTGCCGATGGGCCGGGACGCCGAGGGCGAGGTCGTCGCGACGCTGGTGCGGCGCCGCCGGACCGAGCCGTCCCGCCGCGCGGTGCTCTACCTGCACGGGTTCGTCGACTACTTCTTCCAGCGGCACCTGGCCGACTTCTACACCGGCCTCGGGTTCGACTTCTACGCGCTCGACCTGCGCAAGTACGGGCGTTCGCTGCGGCCCCACCAGACCCCGAACTACATCGAGAGCCTCACCGAGTACTTCGCGGAGATCGACGAGGCGGTACGGATCGTCCGGGAACGGGACGAGCACGGCACGCTGCTCCTCAACGGGCACTCCACCGGCGGGCTCCTCGCCGCCCTGTACGCCGACCGGGTGCGGGGCCGCGGCCTGGTCGACGGCGTGTTCCTCAACAGCCCGTTCCTGGACATCAACGAGCCCTGGCCGATGCGCAAGATCGGCGCCGGGCTGGCCCGCGCGCTGGGCCCCCGCCTCCCGAAGGCGCCGCTGCCCGCCGGGCTGTCCGACCTCTACGCCAGGAGCCTGCACCGCGAGCACGAGGGCGAATGGGAGTTCGACCTCGCCTGGAAGCCGCTGCTGGGCTTCCCCGTCCGCGCCGCCTGGCTGGACGCGGTCCGGCGCGGGCAGCTGCGGCTGCACCGCGGCCTGGCGATCGACGTGCCGGTGCTGGTGATGGCGTCGGCCCGCAGCGTCCGCCCGTCCCGCCGCGCGCCGGACGTCACGGGCGCCGACGCGATCCTCGACGTCGAGCACATGGCCCGCTGGGCGCCCCGGCTCGGCCCGCACGTGACGCTCGTCCGGATCGACGGCGGCCTGCACGACCTGGTGCTGTCGCCCGAGCCGGTGCGCGGCCGGGTGTTCGAGGAGCTGGCCCGCTGGACGAACGGGTACCTGCCCCCCGAACCGGCGGGCCGCTAG